In one Nocardia tengchongensis genomic region, the following are encoded:
- a CDS encoding DUF3000 domain-containing protein, whose protein sequence is MTPLDFRDGAAPTPEPEEPARFRAAVEAMGTASVHPRIELAPIRPPQRLAPYSYALGAEVTRPDSNVVPVDSDGDAFGRLILLHDPAGQEAWHGVFRLVAYCQADIDSALAADPLLPEVAWSWLVDALDSRTPFTALGGTVTATSSVRYGDIAGPPRAHQLEVRASWTVTDTNLRPHVEAFCEVLAYAAGLPPAGVTRLDVRRGEGAE, encoded by the coding sequence GTGACACCGCTCGACTTCCGCGACGGCGCTGCCCCGACCCCGGAGCCCGAAGAACCAGCTCGGTTCCGCGCCGCGGTCGAGGCCATGGGAACCGCATCAGTGCATCCCCGCATCGAACTCGCACCGATCCGCCCGCCCCAGCGTCTCGCTCCGTACTCCTACGCCCTCGGCGCGGAAGTCACGCGACCCGACAGCAACGTGGTACCCGTCGACTCCGACGGGGACGCGTTCGGCCGCCTGATCCTGCTGCACGATCCGGCCGGGCAGGAGGCCTGGCACGGAGTGTTCCGGCTGGTCGCCTATTGCCAGGCCGACATCGACTCCGCGCTCGCCGCCGACCCGCTGCTGCCCGAGGTGGCGTGGAGCTGGCTGGTCGACGCCCTCGACTCGCGCACCCCGTTCACCGCGCTCGGCGGCACGGTCACCGCGACCAGCTCGGTGCGCTACGGCGACATCGCCGGGCCGCCGCGTGCCCACCAGCTCGAGGTGCGGGCCTCCTGGACCGTCACCGATACCAACCTGCGCCCGCACGTGGAGGCGTTCTGCGAGGTGCTCGCCTACGCGGCCGGACTGCCGCCCGCGGGGGTAACCCGGCTGGACGTGCGCCGGGGCGAGGGCGCCGAATAA
- a CDS encoding ribonuclease D: MSVPDEPEATAAVPLLAPVDGVPPVLDSASDVAAAARRLAAGTGPLAVDAERASGFRYSNRAYLIQLRREGAGSFLIDPIPVDGDLAPLADAINGLEWVLHSADQDLPGLAELGLYPAELFDTELGGRLAGYERVGLAAMVEKLLGRELKKGHGAADWSTRPLPDDWLNYAALDVELLLELRAAVAADLSDQGKSEWAAQEFEHVRTAEPSGPKADRWRRTSGIHTLRRTRQLATVRELWTTRDRLARLRDVAPARILPDSAIVAAATSEPKSIAALRALPIFGGPRQRRYSREWLGAVERARALPDNELPPLTQPFDGPPPVNRWERRDPAAAARLQRARAAMSELSTEVSVPVENLLTPDLLRRMCWDGLPKSVTNGEAPALIEDYLAAGGARPWQRELTVPRLSEALYPKA; encoded by the coding sequence ATGTCCGTACCAGATGAACCCGAAGCCACTGCCGCGGTACCGTTGCTCGCGCCAGTGGACGGTGTACCGCCGGTACTGGACTCTGCCTCCGATGTGGCCGCGGCCGCCCGCCGCCTCGCCGCCGGCACCGGCCCGCTCGCGGTCGACGCCGAGCGCGCCTCCGGCTTCCGCTACTCCAATCGCGCCTACCTGATCCAGCTGCGCCGGGAGGGCGCGGGCAGCTTCCTCATCGACCCGATTCCGGTCGACGGCGACCTGGCCCCGCTCGCGGACGCCATCAACGGCCTGGAGTGGGTGCTGCACTCCGCCGACCAGGATCTGCCCGGGCTGGCCGAGCTGGGGCTGTACCCGGCCGAGCTGTTCGACACCGAGCTGGGCGGGCGCCTGGCCGGATACGAGCGGGTCGGGCTGGCCGCCATGGTGGAGAAGCTGCTGGGCCGCGAACTGAAGAAGGGCCACGGCGCGGCCGACTGGTCCACCCGCCCCCTGCCCGACGACTGGCTGAACTACGCCGCCCTCGATGTCGAGTTACTCCTCGAACTGCGCGCCGCCGTCGCCGCCGACCTGTCCGACCAGGGCAAATCCGAGTGGGCCGCACAGGAATTCGAGCACGTCCGCACCGCCGAGCCGTCCGGCCCCAAGGCCGACCGCTGGCGCCGCACCTCCGGCATCCACACCCTGCGCCGCACCCGCCAGCTCGCCACCGTCCGCGAACTATGGACCACCCGCGACCGCCTCGCCCGGCTGCGCGACGTGGCACCGGCCCGCATCCTCCCGGATTCGGCCATCGTGGCCGCCGCGACCAGCGAGCCCAAGTCCATCGCCGCCCTGCGCGCCCTGCCGATCTTCGGCGGGCCCCGCCAGCGCCGCTACTCGCGCGAATGGCTCGGCGCGGTCGAACGCGCCCGCGCCCTGCCCGACAACGAGCTGCCCCCGCTCACCCAGCCCTTCGACGGCCCGCCCCCGGTCAATCGCTGGGAACGCCGCGACCCGGCCGCCGCCGCCCGCCTGCAACGCGCCCGCGCGGCCATGAGCGAGCTGTCGACCGAGGTGTCGGTCCCGGTCGAGAACCTCCTCACCCCCGACCTGCTGCGCCGCATGTGCTGGGACGGGCTGCCCAAGTCGGTCACCAACGGCGAGGCCCCGGCCCTCATCGAGGACTATCTGGCCGCGGGCGGCGCCCGGCCCTGGCAGCGCGAGCTGACGGTGCCCCGCCTGAGCGAAGCCCTCTACCCGAAGGCCTGA
- the dxs gene encoding 1-deoxy-D-xylulose-5-phosphate synthase codes for MGVLSRVDMPEDLRRLSVPELHELAEEIREFLVRKVAVTGGHLGPNLGVVELTIALHRVFDSPADPIIFDTGHQAYVHKILTGRKDGFDTLRKEGGLSGYPCRAESAHDWVESSHASASLSYADGLAKAFALTRQKRHVVAVVGDGALTGGMCWEALNNIAAGQDRSVIVVVNDNGRSYAPTIGGLAERLAGLRTQPAYEHALDATKRIVQSIPGVGDSAYSMLHAIKTGIKDAVAPQELFSDLGVKYVGPVDGHDQVALEAALRRAKDFGGPVIVHAVTQKGRGYKPAEDHEADQMHAINRIDPETGVPVGGPSGPSWTSVFSSELIAQAEQRDDIVAITAAMPGPTGLTPFGDRFPDRMFDVGIAEQHAMTSAAGMALGGLHPVVAIYSTFLNRAFDQLLMDVALLKLPVTLVLDRAGITGDDGASHNGMWDLSVLGIVPGIRVAAPRDAVRLREELGEALHISDGPTAIRFPKGAAVEEIPAVERFEGVDVLRLPEAGDPAYSVRADVLLVAVGAFAGLALEVADLLEAEGVSVTVVDPRWVLPVSDTLVKLAGNHRLVVTLEDSGLHGGIGSTVSARLRGAGVDVPARDLGVPQHFLDHSARGKIHQDLGLVPGEVAQRVHGWLGGVSSDELSASGEDLAEALLPAAE; via the coding sequence GTGGGAGTGCTTTCCCGGGTCGACATGCCCGAGGACCTGCGCCGGCTGTCGGTACCGGAGCTGCATGAGCTGGCCGAGGAGATCCGCGAGTTCCTGGTGCGGAAGGTCGCCGTCACCGGCGGGCACCTCGGACCGAATCTCGGCGTCGTGGAGCTGACCATCGCGTTGCACCGAGTCTTCGACTCGCCTGCCGACCCGATCATCTTCGACACCGGGCATCAGGCCTACGTGCACAAGATCCTCACCGGCCGCAAGGACGGGTTCGACACGCTGCGCAAAGAGGGCGGGCTGTCGGGCTATCCGTGCCGAGCCGAGAGCGCACACGACTGGGTGGAGTCCTCGCACGCCTCGGCCTCGCTGTCCTACGCGGACGGTCTGGCCAAGGCGTTCGCGCTGACCCGGCAGAAGCGGCACGTGGTCGCGGTCGTCGGGGACGGTGCGCTGACCGGCGGCATGTGCTGGGAGGCGTTGAACAATATCGCCGCCGGGCAGGACCGCTCGGTGATCGTGGTGGTCAACGACAACGGCCGTTCCTATGCCCCGACCATCGGCGGTCTCGCCGAGCGGCTCGCGGGGCTGCGCACCCAGCCGGCCTACGAGCACGCGCTCGACGCCACCAAGCGGATCGTGCAGAGCATTCCGGGCGTGGGTGATTCGGCGTACTCGATGCTGCACGCGATCAAGACCGGCATCAAGGACGCGGTCGCGCCGCAGGAGCTGTTCAGCGATCTCGGGGTCAAGTACGTGGGCCCGGTGGACGGGCACGATCAGGTCGCGTTGGAGGCCGCGTTGCGGCGCGCCAAGGACTTCGGCGGTCCGGTCATCGTGCACGCGGTGACGCAGAAGGGCCGCGGCTACAAGCCGGCCGAGGACCACGAGGCCGATCAGATGCACGCCATCAACCGGATCGACCCGGAGACCGGTGTGCCGGTGGGTGGTCCGTCCGGTCCGAGCTGGACCTCGGTGTTCTCCTCGGAACTGATCGCGCAGGCCGAGCAGCGCGACGACATCGTGGCGATCACCGCCGCCATGCCCGGGCCGACCGGTCTGACGCCGTTCGGTGATCGGTTCCCGGACCGCATGTTCGATGTCGGCATCGCCGAACAGCACGCCATGACCTCCGCGGCCGGGATGGCCCTGGGTGGTCTGCACCCGGTGGTCGCCATCTACTCCACCTTCCTCAACCGGGCCTTCGATCAGCTGCTCATGGATGTGGCGCTGCTGAAACTCCCGGTGACCCTGGTGCTCGACCGCGCCGGCATCACCGGTGACGACGGCGCGTCGCACAACGGCATGTGGGATCTGTCGGTGCTGGGCATCGTTCCCGGTATCCGGGTCGCCGCCCCGCGTGACGCGGTCCGGCTGCGCGAGGAGCTGGGGGAGGCCCTGCACATCAGCGACGGTCCCACCGCGATCCGCTTCCCGAAGGGCGCTGCCGTCGAGGAGATTCCGGCGGTGGAGCGTTTCGAGGGCGTGGACGTGCTGCGTCTGCCCGAGGCGGGTGACCCCGCGTACTCCGTGCGCGCCGACGTCCTGCTGGTCGCGGTCGGCGCGTTCGCCGGGCTCGCGCTCGAGGTGGCGGATCTGCTGGAGGCTGAAGGTGTTTCGGTGACCGTGGTGGATCCGCGCTGGGTGCTGCCGGTCTCGGACACGCTGGTCAAGCTGGCCGGGAACCACCGCCTGGTGGTCACTCTCGAGGACAGTGGCCTGCACGGCGGTATCGGTTCGACGGTCTCGGCGCGGCTGCGCGGTGCGGGCGTGGATGTGCCCGCTCGCGATCTCGGTGTGCCGCAGCATTTCCTGGATCATTCCGCGCGCGGCAAGATCCACCAGGATCTCGGTCTCGTTCCCGGTGAGGTCGCGCAGCGCGTGCACGGCTGGCTCGGTGGTGTGTCGAGCGATGAGCTGTCGGCCTCGGGTGAGGATCTCGCCGAGGCGCTGCTGCCCGCCGCCGAGTAA
- the glsA gene encoding glutaminase A translates to MVPSGGVVARIIDEVYELCRADTSGTLADYIPELSAVQPDSFGICLATADGSIYGSGDLDAAFTIQSISKPFTYALALADRGVAEVARHIDVEPTGEPFNEISLDPQTQRPRNPMINAGAIAAAGLIKGTDAADRFARIRRSYSRFAGRELTMNDAVYASEARTGFRNRAIGYLLRGANIIDVDPDEAVDRYFRQCSIDVTCRDLAVMAATLANNGVNPLTRERALTGPLVEQVLSVMTTCGMYDAAGDWVTTVGLPAKSGVGGGILAVLPGQIGIAVYSPRLDAHGSSVRGVKACRELSSRLGLHFLHVTRAAHTAIRTAYTVGDAPSRLRRDAEELAVLGEFGDHARIFELHGDLLFSGAESTVRAVEDTPGELEALVLDLREVGDVSPIAVRMLEDLRTELAAAGCPVGLVDPDGKLGQLASSLDPADVHGRVFIDRDAATEWCEQLVLDRHRPAGQECPAALTVDEHPALAAMPDDERERLAKEFETRTIARGELIVPRDSPRCGLFLILDGRVRFTFTDRDNRRHRLITLTPGMSFGETSMLADMRYANDVYAETTVRVAVLPPARFDELTNAAPQLKLALLERLAAAAYAQADAAVRAVAAHGGV, encoded by the coding sequence GTGGTCCCCTCCGGCGGCGTCGTGGCCCGCATCATCGACGAAGTGTACGAGCTCTGCCGGGCTGACACGTCGGGAACGCTCGCCGACTACATTCCCGAACTCTCCGCCGTGCAACCCGATTCGTTCGGCATCTGCCTGGCAACCGCGGACGGGAGCATCTACGGCAGCGGAGATCTGGACGCCGCGTTCACGATTCAATCGATCTCCAAGCCCTTCACCTACGCGCTCGCACTGGCCGATCGCGGGGTCGCCGAAGTCGCCCGGCACATCGATGTGGAACCGACCGGCGAGCCGTTCAACGAGATCAGCCTCGACCCGCAGACCCAGCGGCCGCGCAATCCGATGATCAACGCCGGGGCCATCGCGGCGGCCGGACTGATCAAGGGCACCGACGCCGCCGACCGCTTCGCCCGAATCCGGCGCAGCTACAGCCGATTCGCCGGACGCGAACTCACCATGAACGACGCCGTCTACGCCTCCGAGGCGCGCACCGGATTCCGCAATCGCGCCATCGGATACCTGCTGCGCGGCGCGAACATCATCGACGTCGACCCCGACGAGGCGGTGGACCGCTACTTCCGGCAGTGCTCGATCGACGTCACCTGCCGCGACCTGGCCGTCATGGCCGCCACCCTGGCCAACAACGGGGTGAACCCGCTCACCCGGGAACGAGCGCTGACCGGACCACTGGTCGAACAGGTGCTGTCGGTCATGACCACCTGCGGCATGTACGACGCCGCCGGGGACTGGGTGACCACGGTCGGGCTGCCCGCCAAAAGCGGTGTGGGCGGCGGCATCCTGGCGGTGCTGCCGGGGCAGATCGGGATCGCCGTGTACTCGCCGCGACTGGACGCGCACGGTAGCAGCGTGCGCGGGGTCAAGGCGTGCCGGGAGCTGTCGAGCCGGCTGGGACTGCACTTCCTGCACGTGACCCGGGCCGCGCACACCGCGATCCGGACCGCCTACACCGTCGGCGACGCACCCTCCCGGCTGCGCCGCGACGCCGAGGAACTGGCGGTGCTGGGCGAATTCGGCGACCACGCGCGCATCTTCGAACTACACGGCGACCTGCTCTTTTCCGGAGCCGAATCCACGGTGCGCGCCGTCGAGGACACCCCCGGTGAACTCGAGGCCCTGGTCCTGGATCTGCGCGAGGTCGGCGACGTCAGCCCGATCGCCGTGCGCATGCTCGAGGACCTGCGCACCGAACTGGCCGCCGCCGGTTGCCCTGTGGGACTGGTCGATCCGGACGGCAAGCTCGGACAGCTCGCCTCCAGCCTGGACCCGGCCGACGTGCACGGACGTGTGTTCATCGACCGCGACGCCGCCACCGAATGGTGCGAACAACTCGTGCTCGACCGGCATCGGCCCGCCGGACAGGAGTGCCCCGCCGCCCTCACCGTCGACGAACATCCCGCGCTCGCCGCGATGCCCGACGACGAGCGGGAGCGGCTGGCAAAGGAATTCGAGACCCGCACCATCGCGCGCGGCGAGCTCATCGTGCCGCGTGACAGTCCGCGCTGCGGACTGTTCCTCATCCTCGACGGACGCGTCCGCTTCACCTTCACCGATCGCGACAATCGGCGGCACCGGCTGATCACCCTCACCCCGGGCATGTCCTTCGGCGAGACCTCGATGCTGGCGGACATGCGATACGCCAACGACGTGTACGCCGAGACCACGGTCCGGGTGGCCGTACTGCCGCCCGCGCGGTTCGACGAACTCACCAACGCCGCCCCGCAGCTCAAACTGGCGCTGCTGGAACGGCTGGCGGCCGCCGCCTACGCGCAGGCCGACGCCGCCGTGCGCGCGGTCGCCGCCCACGGCGGGGTCTGA
- a CDS encoding DUF1707 domain-containing protein, translating into MTDFDPAVYGPPTVRVGTTEREQAAAALGEHFAAGRLDLTEYDDRVSRAYAAKTAGELAVLFGDLPRPQPPAPQTPTPPAPRRALPLVPVGVGALVLLAFVFAIVTHIFPFFLFPVLFFAFARGRRGYGFQGPRYHRG; encoded by the coding sequence ATGACCGATTTCGATCCCGCGGTCTACGGGCCGCCCACCGTGCGCGTCGGCACCACCGAACGCGAACAGGCCGCCGCCGCGCTCGGCGAGCATTTCGCGGCCGGCCGCCTCGACCTCACCGAATACGACGACCGGGTGAGCCGGGCCTACGCCGCCAAGACCGCGGGTGAACTGGCGGTCCTGTTCGGCGACCTGCCCCGCCCGCAACCACCGGCCCCGCAGACTCCCACTCCGCCCGCGCCACGCCGCGCGCTACCGCTGGTTCCGGTGGGCGTGGGGGCATTGGTGCTGCTCGCCTTCGTGTTCGCCATCGTCACCCACATCTTCCCGTTCTTCTTGTTCCCGGTGCTGTTCTTCGCGTTCGCGCGAGGTCGGCGCGGTTACGGGTTCCAGGGTCCGCGCTACCACCGCGGCTGA
- a CDS encoding TetR/AcrR family transcriptional regulator — MVEKAPVAGTRERLIAAAEQLLLTEPYDEVSVRAVCAAAGANPAAVHYHFGSKEALVGALIEDRLGPLWAEGLAGASGGRDSVPAVVDTILAPFVELAADPLGRLHLRLLARFVLGRHLTTWQGPWFQMDSWAPLLPELKRSQAAQRWMLAFDLIIMRFGAPEIEDHGMSESALTALRTFVVAGLTAPGEQP; from the coding sequence ATGGTCGAGAAAGCACCCGTCGCGGGAACCCGCGAACGGCTGATCGCCGCCGCGGAGCAGTTGCTGCTCACCGAGCCGTACGACGAGGTGTCCGTGCGTGCGGTCTGCGCGGCCGCCGGGGCCAATCCGGCGGCGGTCCACTACCACTTCGGCTCGAAAGAAGCGCTGGTCGGCGCGCTCATCGAGGATCGGCTCGGACCGCTGTGGGCCGAAGGGCTGGCCGGGGCCAGCGGCGGCCGGGACTCGGTGCCCGCGGTGGTGGACACCATCCTCGCGCCGTTCGTCGAACTGGCCGCCGATCCCCTGGGGCGCTTGCACTTACGGCTGCTGGCGCGCTTCGTGCTGGGCCGGCACCTGACCACCTGGCAGGGGCCGTGGTTCCAGATGGATTCCTGGGCACCACTACTGCCCGAACTGAAACGGAGCCAGGCCGCCCAGCGCTGGATGCTGGCTTTCGACCTGATCATCATGCGATTCGGCGCACCCGAGATCGAAGATCACGGCATGTCCGAATCGGCGCTCACGGCCCTGCGCACCTTCGTGGTGGCCGGACTCACCGCACCGGGAGAACAACCATGA
- a CDS encoding NADH:flavin oxidoreductase, with protein MNDIFAPAKLGPITLRNRVIKAATFEGRTPEALVTPELIEFHREVAAGGVGMTTVAYCAVAPGGRTDRHQIWMRPEAVAGLRELTDAVHAEGAAASAQIGHAGPVANAASNRVPALAPSRMFSPLSMQAMKVPTDAEIRELVAAHANAALLAEQAGFDAVEIHFGHNYLVSSFLSPLLNRRRDRWGGALVNRARLAREIACAVREAVGDRLAVTAKLNMEDGRRGGLTIPESVQVAAWLEADGALDALELTAGSSLLNPMLLFHGDAPRADFAKVLPGPARLGFKVVGRAFLKEYPYQEAYLLERARQFRRELSMPLILLGGITNLDTMNLARTEGFEFVAMGRALLREPNLLRRIQSDAATQSACVHCNKCMPTIYTSTRCVFRPERTIIDLDGRQRA; from the coding sequence ATGAACGACATCTTCGCACCCGCGAAACTCGGCCCGATCACCTTGCGCAACAGGGTGATCAAGGCCGCCACCTTCGAGGGCCGCACCCCCGAAGCCCTGGTCACCCCCGAACTGATCGAGTTCCACCGCGAGGTCGCCGCGGGCGGGGTCGGCATGACCACCGTCGCCTACTGCGCGGTCGCGCCGGGCGGGCGCACCGACCGCCACCAGATCTGGATGCGACCCGAAGCGGTGGCGGGACTGCGCGAACTGACCGACGCGGTGCACGCCGAGGGCGCGGCCGCCAGCGCCCAGATCGGGCACGCCGGGCCGGTCGCCAACGCCGCCTCCAACCGGGTGCCCGCGCTCGCGCCCAGCCGCATGTTCAGCCCGCTCAGCATGCAGGCCATGAAGGTGCCCACCGACGCCGAGATCCGGGAACTCGTCGCCGCGCACGCGAACGCGGCGCTGCTCGCCGAGCAGGCCGGATTCGACGCGGTCGAAATCCATTTCGGCCACAACTATCTGGTCAGCTCGTTCCTGAGCCCGCTGCTCAACCGCCGCCGCGACCGCTGGGGGGGCGCCCTGGTCAACCGGGCGCGGCTGGCCCGCGAAATCGCCTGCGCGGTGCGCGAAGCCGTCGGCGACCGGCTCGCGGTGACCGCCAAACTGAACATGGAGGACGGCCGCCGCGGCGGACTGACCATCCCCGAGAGCGTGCAGGTGGCCGCCTGGCTGGAGGCCGACGGCGCACTCGACGCCCTCGAATTGACCGCGGGCAGTTCACTGCTCAACCCGATGCTGCTGTTCCACGGCGACGCGCCCCGCGCCGACTTCGCGAAAGTCCTGCCCGGCCCGGCGCGGCTGGGCTTCAAGGTCGTCGGGCGCGCCTTCCTCAAGGAGTACCCGTATCAGGAGGCGTACCTGCTGGAGCGGGCCCGCCAGTTCCGCCGCGAACTGTCCATGCCGCTGATCCTGCTGGGCGGCATCACCAATCTCGACACCATGAACCTGGCCCGCACCGAGGGCTTCGAATTCGTCGCCATGGGACGGGCGCTGCTGCGCGAACCGAACCTGTTGCGGCGCATCCAATCCGATGCGGCCACGCAATCGGCGTGCGTGCACTGCAACAAGTGCATGCCCACCATCTACACCTCCACCCGCTGCGTGTTCCGGCCGGAGCGGACCATCATCGATCTCGACGGAAGGCAGCGGGCATGA
- a CDS encoding SDR family oxidoreductase — translation MSGRLDGRVALISGGASGMGASHARAFVAEGASVLIGDISDEAGQKLAAELGEAAAFIHLDVTSVEDWRAAVDAAVERFGKLDVLVNNAGILDFGPLGAYTEEQWQRTLSINLTGPFLGLTAARDALVAARPASVVNISSAAGIQGVPGAHAYTASKFGVRGLTKSAALELAPHGVRVNSVHPGGILTPMIGVPEGSTADRTANTLGRLGMAEEVTAVVVFLASHESSYCNAAEFVVDGGMTAGRPV, via the coding sequence ATGAGTGGACGGCTCGACGGGCGGGTAGCCCTGATCAGTGGCGGCGCATCGGGAATGGGCGCGTCGCACGCGCGCGCGTTCGTGGCGGAAGGGGCCTCGGTGCTGATCGGGGACATCTCCGATGAGGCGGGCCAGAAGCTGGCCGCCGAACTCGGGGAGGCCGCGGCGTTCATCCACCTGGACGTGACCAGCGTCGAGGACTGGCGGGCCGCGGTGGACGCGGCGGTGGAGCGGTTCGGGAAACTCGATGTGCTGGTGAACAATGCGGGCATCCTCGACTTCGGACCGCTTGGCGCCTACACCGAGGAGCAGTGGCAGCGGACGCTGTCGATCAACCTCACCGGCCCGTTCCTGGGTCTGACCGCCGCCCGCGACGCCCTGGTGGCGGCCCGGCCGGCGTCGGTGGTGAACATCTCCTCGGCCGCCGGGATCCAGGGCGTGCCCGGCGCGCACGCCTACACCGCCTCCAAGTTCGGGGTGCGCGGACTCACCAAGTCCGCGGCGCTGGAACTGGCCCCGCACGGGGTGCGCGTGAATTCCGTTCACCCGGGCGGGATCCTGACCCCGATGATCGGCGTGCCCGAGGGTTCGACCGCCGATCGCACCGCCAACACCTTGGGCCGGTTGGGCATGGCGGAGGAGGTCACGGCGGTCGTCGTGTTCCTCGCCAGCCACGAATCCAGCTACTGCAATGCCGCCGAGTTCGTCGTCGACGGCGGCATGACCGCGGGCCGCCCGGTCTGA
- a CDS encoding pyridoxal phosphate-dependent aminotransferase yields MQVKQSSKLAGVSYEIRGPVAEHAARLESEGHHVVKLNTGNPLTFGFEAPAELLQDMVRNLPQSSGYSSSKGLLSARRAVVQYYQTLGLSEIDVEQVFLGNGVSELIMMAMTALLETGDEVLVPAPDFPLWTAATALNGGRPVHYICDEQADWMPDLADIESKITDRTRALVIINPNNPTGAVYSPEVVRQMLEIARRHNLVVFSDEIYDKILYDDMVHTATAALAPDVLCLTFSGLSKSYRAAGFRGGWLVVSGPIEHAENYLEGLTMLAGLRLCANVPAQQAIQAALGGHQSIYDLTLPGGRLREQRDRAWEALNAIPGISCVKPKGALYAFPRIDLDMYPIHDDEQFVLDLLLREKIHIVQGTGFNWPRPDHFRIVTLPHADELEAIIERIGRFLATYKQ; encoded by the coding sequence ATGCAGGTGAAGCAGTCGAGCAAGCTGGCGGGCGTGTCCTACGAGATCCGCGGGCCGGTCGCCGAGCATGCCGCACGGCTCGAGTCCGAGGGGCATCACGTCGTGAAGCTCAATACCGGCAACCCGCTGACCTTCGGCTTCGAGGCGCCCGCCGAGCTCCTGCAGGACATGGTGCGCAATCTGCCGCAGTCCAGCGGCTACTCCTCGTCCAAGGGCCTGTTGTCCGCGCGCCGCGCGGTCGTGCAGTACTACCAGACCCTGGGTCTGTCCGAGATCGACGTCGAGCAGGTCTTCCTCGGCAACGGCGTCTCCGAGCTGATCATGATGGCGATGACCGCGCTGCTCGAGACCGGTGACGAAGTCCTGGTCCCCGCACCGGATTTCCCGCTCTGGACCGCGGCCACCGCGCTCAACGGCGGCCGCCCGGTGCACTACATCTGTGACGAGCAAGCGGACTGGATGCCGGATCTGGCCGATATCGAGTCCAAGATCACCGACCGCACCCGCGCGCTGGTCATCATCAACCCGAACAACCCGACCGGCGCGGTGTACTCGCCCGAAGTGGTGCGCCAGATGCTGGAGATCGCGCGCCGCCACAACCTGGTGGTGTTCTCCGACGAGATCTACGACAAGATCCTCTACGACGACATGGTCCACACCGCCACCGCCGCCCTGGCCCCGGATGTGCTGTGCCTGACCTTCTCCGGGCTCTCGAAGTCCTACCGTGCGGCCGGTTTCCGCGGCGGCTGGCTCGTGGTCTCGGGCCCGATCGAGCACGCCGAGAACTACCTGGAGGGCCTGACCATGCTGGCCGGGCTGCGCCTGTGCGCGAATGTCCCCGCCCAGCAGGCGATCCAGGCCGCCCTCGGCGGGCACCAGAGCATCTACGACCTGACCCTGCCCGGCGGCCGCCTGCGCGAACAGCGCGACCGCGCGTGGGAGGCGCTCAACGCGATCCCGGGCATCTCGTGCGTGAAACCCAAGGGCGCGCTGTACGCCTTCCCGCGCATCGACCTGGACATGTACCCGATCCACGACGACGAACAGTTCGTCCTGGACCTGCTGCTACGCGAGAAGATCCACATCGTGCAGGGCACCGGCTTCAACTGGCCGCGCCCCGACCACTTCCGGATCGTGACGCTGCCGCACGCCGATGAGCTCGAAGCGATCATCGAGCGCATCGGACGTTTCCTGGCGACCTACAAGCAGTAG
- a CDS encoding helix-turn-helix domain-containing protein: MPRRSYDHYCTVSRALDIVGDRWSLLVVRELCSGPRRYSDLFADLPGISTDVLAARLKDLERDGILIKRRPPAAAPGRTGARAGTALYELTDAGAALRPVLDTLSAWGTTQLGEQRATDAVRAHWFALPLGRAVAEIVHTGTVTVRIGDTAFHYVITDTGLTHHDGPADAPDLDLRLDLAAASEIATGARTLAETLSESADSTHPAG; this comes from the coding sequence GTGCCACGCCGAAGCTACGACCACTACTGCACCGTGAGCCGCGCCCTCGACATCGTCGGCGACCGGTGGAGCCTGCTGGTGGTCCGCGAATTGTGTTCGGGCCCGCGCCGCTACAGCGACCTGTTCGCCGACCTGCCCGGCATCAGCACCGACGTGCTCGCCGCGCGACTCAAGGACCTCGAGCGTGACGGGATTCTCATCAAACGCCGCCCACCCGCCGCAGCGCCCGGTCGCACCGGAGCCCGCGCCGGCACCGCCCTCTACGAACTCACCGACGCCGGCGCGGCCCTGCGCCCGGTCCTCGACACCCTCTCCGCCTGGGGCACCACCCAGCTCGGCGAGCAGCGCGCCACCGACGCCGTGCGCGCCCACTGGTTCGCACTGCCCCTCGGCCGCGCCGTCGCCGAAATCGTCCACACCGGCACCGTGACCGTCCGCATCGGCGACACCGCCTTCCACTACGTCATCACCGACACCGGCCTCACCCACCACGACGGCCCCGCCGACGCACCCGACCTCGACCTGCGCCTCGACCTGGCCGCCGCGAGCGAGATCGCCACGGGGGCACGCACACTCGCCGAGACACTCTCCGAATCCGCCGACTCCACACACCCGGCGGGATGA